The following are encoded in a window of Pristis pectinata isolate sPriPec2 chromosome 1, sPriPec2.1.pri, whole genome shotgun sequence genomic DNA:
- the LOC127571899 gene encoding endoribonuclease YbeY-like — translation MALLIRDLQRAVPLRRARLRRDCQALRQILGLSRFDLGLICVDDRRMRILNGRYRGREAATDVLSFPFHQDLRAGDIPKPLHQDEYNLGDVFLGVEYIYRQSQVHGQDFYNVLTVTTLHGICHLLGYKHSTETEWKQMFQRESNTLQLFNRLTGASLQPLTQNSF, via the exons ATGGCGTTGCTAATCCGCGATCTGCAGCGGGCGGTGCCACTCCGCCGGGCCCGGCTACGGCGGGATTGCCAGGCCCTGCGCCAGATCCTGGGCCTCAGCCGCTTCGACCTGGGCCTGATCTGCGTGGACGACCGGCGAATGCGGATCCTCAACGGACGTTACCGGGGGCGGGAGGCGGCCACCGACGTGTTGTccttccccttccatcag GATCTCAGAGCAGGGGATATACCCAAACCCCTACATCAGGATGAATATAACCTCGGAGACGTCTTCTTAGGAGTAGAATACATCTACAGACAAAGCCAAGTACATGGGCAAGACTTCTACAATGTATTAACA GTGACTAcattacatggaatttgccaTCTGCTGGGCTacaagcacagcacagaaactgagtGGAAACAG atgttccAGAGAGAATCCAACACCCTTCAGTTGTTTAATAGACTCACTGGGGCCAGCCTTCAGCCACTAACTCAGAATAGCTTCTAA